CAGGACCCGATCCACCTCGGCCTTGGTCATCGAGCCCTTCTTGGCCGCCCACTCGTAGCCGCTCACGCAGCCGTCGTCTTCGTAGATGCGGTCGCGGAAGACGATCGGCAACAAGGAGGCGAAGCGGTCTCCGGCGAGGCGCCGGAAGTGCCCGTAGGCACTTGCGAGCTCGCGGATCCTGTCCCTGGACAGGTCGGTAATGGGAACGTCCGGCGGCGAGGGTAGCACGACAGCGGGCGACATTTGAACTCCTCCCGGCAAATGATAAGAACGTTAGTTCGATATCATTGTCGCTCCGGCGGGAGGCGGAATCCAGTGGAAAAGTCGTGATTCACTCACGATAATGGTTATGTGGAGGTTAAAGCCTCTGGCCTGCAGGCCGGGACGAAGGGGTCAGGGCACGAGCGCGGACCTGGTACCTGGCAGGTCCCGCAATGTCCGGCAGGAGCCGAGCGCGGCCTAACCAGCGGCGACCTTTCGCACCGAGGTCGAGGCGAAGGGCTTCTCGGGCGCTTTGATGCCGCCCGTGCCGTAAACCGGCGTCAGCCAGCTCTGGTAGCGCGGGATCTCGCCGCGCACCGCCCGGAAGTAGATGTCGCGGATCTTCTGGGAGATGGGGCCTATCTGGCCGTTGCCGATGCTGCGGTGGTCTATTTCGCTGACCCACGCGATCTGGGCGCCGGTGCCGCAGATGAAGAGTTCGTCGGAGATGTAAATCTCGGTACGGTCGATCGTGCGGTGAACGCACTTAAGGCCCAGTTCGCGCTCGGCGATCTCGATGACGCTCGTCCGCGTGATGCCTTCAAGGATGTTGTCGGAGACGCCGGGCGTCACCAGCACGCCGTCGCGCACCAGGAACAGGTTTTCGGCCGAGCCCTCGCACACATGGCCGTCCTCGTTGAGGAAGAGGCCTTCGTCGAAGCCATTCATCACGGCCTCGGTCTTGCACAGGGCGCTGTTGATGTACGCGCCGATGATCTTGGCGCGGGCCGGCACCGCCGTGTCGTCGATGCGGCGCCAGGAAGACGTCCCGAGCTTGAGGCCCCGGTCGATCTCGATGTAGGGCCCCATGGGAGCGGCGTAGATGTGGAAGGCGTCCTTGAGGCCGTGCAGGCGGACGCCGATGATCTCGTCCTCCTTGTACAGCGTGGGGCGCAGGTAGATGTCCTGGTGGAAACCGGTGGCGCGGGCGAGGTCGATGGTCGTGCGGCAGAGGCCCTCGATCGTGTCGGGGAGCTGCATGAAGAGGATCTTGGCGTTCTTGGCCATGCGGCGGAAGTGCTCGGCCATGTGCAGGATGTACATCTCGCCGTGCTGCTCGTTCCAGTAGCCGCGGATTCCCTCGAAGCAGCCGGTCCCGTAATTGAACCCGTGCGTCATGATCGAGATCTTCGCGTCTTCCAGGGGGATGATGTCGCCCCTGAAAAACGCCATCGCCTTACCCATGCTGCTGACCCTTTCTTCGGCCGCAACGCGGCTCGTGGTACTCACTATAGCCTGCTTCGCCACGGTTTGCATACGTTACAAGCCCTCATCGTCGAGATAAGCGTCGCACCATTGCGACCACCACTGCATCGGGTTCTTCACCGGAACCGGAAAGCCGGCCGTCTCCGGCTGTGGCGAGGGGTTCTTCCCCTCGGCCAGACTGAAAAGCTCGTGATTGTAGAACAGGACGCCTTCGTCCTGCTGATGCGCCAGGTTGGCCGCGAGCAACCCCCGGAGGGCTTCGTGCCGACCCAGGCGCCGGAGCAACCGCGACACGTAGGCTCCGTCCCGCGGCCAGATCACGGCTTCGTGATACTGGGCATCGCCCAGGTAGACGCGCTCCTCGGAGGCCTTGACGAGGATCCCGAAGAGATCGCCCCCGCGCCGCACGGCGAGCCGGCTCTCCGCAGTATCCCAGATCCGGCGCAGGTCTTCATCGTCGAGCACGCCGGAGTCCATGAGCAGCACGGCCGCGACCAGGCCCGGGGAGCCCGGCACATCGTCGACCCGGCCGTCTCCGCGGATCAGGTTGTAGAGGAAGCCGCCGGAGGCGTTCCAGAACGTCGGCCGGTAAGCGACCCTCGCCTTGCTCAACACGTCTGCGACCCGGCCGCGCAGCGGATCGGTGGCGGGAAGGGCCGCCATGCCCCACTCGAGCATCCGGATCCACTGCGCGTTGATTTCCGGCAGGAGGTAGGTGGGGAGGATCTGCTCGCGGTAGACCTCGCCGGCCGTGCGCCCGGCGACCAGGTCCTCGATCTGCCAGGCTCGCGGCACCCTGATGGGCAGATCGGCCACCGTGACGCCGGCGAACGAGACCGCGCGCTTGCCGTCGGTCCAGGAGTGCCAGGGGACGCTGCGGAGCAGGCCTTCCGGCCCGAGCACGGCC
The DNA window shown above is from Candidatus Tanganyikabacteria bacterium and carries:
- a CDS encoding branched-chain amino acid transaminase, with translation MGKAMAFFRGDIIPLEDAKISIMTHGFNYGTGCFEGIRGYWNEQHGEMYILHMAEHFRRMAKNAKILFMQLPDTIEGLCRTTIDLARATGFHQDIYLRPTLYKEDEIIGVRLHGLKDAFHIYAAPMGPYIEIDRGLKLGTSSWRRIDDTAVPARAKIIGAYINSALCKTEAVMNGFDEGLFLNEDGHVCEGSAENLFLVRDGVLVTPGVSDNILEGITRTSVIEIAERELGLKCVHRTIDRTEIYISDELFICGTGAQIAWVSEIDHRSIGNGQIGPISQKIRDIYFRAVRGEIPRYQSWLTPVYGTGGIKAPEKPFASTSVRKVAAG